ATAGGTACGCAAATTCAGGCCATAAGTAAGCGAAAATTGATGAAAATGCTTCCAGTTAGGCATGTTGATAAGTAGTCAGCAAGTAATCCTGCTTCCTATCCATTGATAAGTAGTCAACAAGCAATCCTATCCATTGAAATAGAGGGTTATACCCAGCGATCCTTTAAAAGCCTGTCGACCTTCTTCAAGGTCTTTACTGGATAATGACAGGATACATTACATCTATTAGAAAATGATGCAACATGATACATGCACAGTTAAGCTTAGAGATGCAGGCACAGTTGTTCAATATATATTATGCAGGTAAGAGGATCCAGCAGAGTAAAATTCCAAAAAAGTTTCACCTAGTGTAGGTTTATCCGTCTTTGCAAGCATAAACTCATCGCTACATTaaacataaaaaattaaaaaaatgaacagATACCGACTCAGTTAATTCTAGGCCACGTAGTTTGCAAGGTATACCAAAACTGAACTGTCAGAAAGTCATCAAATTAGTTATATTCATATTTTCAAAGACTAAAAGCTCAACTTAACAAATTATTGGGTTCAAATATGTTCACTGAAGTCTGCATCCCGACCTTAATTGAAATTACCTCACCACTTCATTGTTCAAGGAAACAACAAAATGCGGAACTACTATTATAACATAGCTTAACACCATCTTACAGATCAAGCAAGAGACGGGATCGACCACAAATGATGCAATAACCCACAAACAAGATTCCACACATAATAGTCAGGGCACAATGCATTTTAATGAGCTTCAAGTTTTAAATGCTCAAAGTTTCAACAAAATTACCAGTTTAAAGTTATGCATATACATACCATCCTGCCAGATGCTGCTTCGTCCGAGAAGgcctattcaaaaaaaaataaaaataaaggatgAACACCTTGGTAGTGGCAATGGATGGAGAATCATATGATAATGCTTTCTCCATCCATTGCCACCACCAAGTGTACACCTCTGACGCATTCCAAAATAACTTATCGATTCTAACAACTCTTGTACTCATTGATCTCTAATATGCCTTCCAGGAACATAAGCCACTTGAGTTGGAGAATCTTATAGATCTCTTTGAATCCTAATTTAAACTCCAATACTGATTTAGCTTGTAACCTAATTAAATTTTGCATATATCTCCTCACatctaattaaaaataaaaataaaacgatTTGCACATATCTCCTCACATCTAATTACTATCTTCAAAATCATTTGTTGCATGGTGGAATATACTCATCATTCACGGCATTCTCTTGTAGACGGAGGCTCCATTTGGATCCATGATAATTTCTTCATCCATTTGAAATAAAGGAGGATTACCTCTTAAGAGGTTGAATAAGATTTACGATGATAACTAGGTTGGATAATCCAAAGACAACTAGGTTGGATAAGCATGCCACAATGACACTTGTTCGTTGGATAtccatgacaaaaaaaaatgatagttGGGTCGAATATTAATCCCCTAAAATTCAGTTAATAGGGAAGCATTGTTATCTTGACTCTCATGTTTGCCAagtttttttcaaattttcaagtctcccaaaatatcacctcttCAGGAGAGATTTCAACCATGCCTATTTTCATAAAAAGTCTCCCCATATctctaaaaacaacaaatcaatgactttcaattctAATTCGAATAACAGGAGTGTTAAAGCGACTCTTACAAATTcttaatccaataacatggagttttaGAGAATTCTTAATCCAAAAGTATGTAATTCTTCCAACAGAGTTAAGAATCTTATAGATCTCTTTGAATCCTAATTTAAACTCCAATACTGATTTAGCTGGTAACCTAATTAAATTTTGTCTAGTAAGATCTCTGATGGTGGGAGATTGCTCAAGTTTCACACATCAAAATCCTTGATGAGAGGATCCAATTACGGATGATATAACAGAGACAAGGATGGattctttgaagaagaagaatatggtggcgGAAGCCGGAGAGTTTAGAAACCAGGATTTTGGTTTCCCGGATAAAATGTGAATTCCATAGCGGAGAAGCGGAGATGACTACTTGCAGATTTTGTAGTGGGCCAGGTTCACTGTTTCAATGGAAAACTTCTTATTGTAATGGGCCTTAAGCCCATCATTAGAAGtaaatttgggtcaccccttatctggatatttatattaatacctaaattatcctcctgattaattttgggtgatgattagttagtgttaataatagttagtgtgatgattagtgagatgattacgttaaagataattagtgagattaaaaagtcagatgtttttttttaaagaagtagaattattgagagagtaaagttagagaagatggagaagaaaaacatgaaaaacgatggattttaccaaccacaaccggaggaagggtatttgggtacccaggtaggcttcaaacttagataatgttggttgaattgctccaaactttcaaaaaaaatgaaattttttatgtagatttgaaccagttcggttaccatatgtcaagaacatgtaaccgaacacacctgaaagtgtagttcggttacattttccaaacacgcaggttaccgaactcgctcgttaatggagttTTTGGTCGTACAacgtaatgttcggttacctaggataaaatggtaggtaaccgaactttgaacttaacaatttatttgggtacatcttgtgtgttcgattagttcgcaaacttcaacgcaaccaagttcccaaccgaactgcaggttaaaagtaacctagtgttagaagttcggttggttcgcaaacttcaacatattttgcgaatcaaccgaactgggcttatatatgcatatatgcaattaggcgaacgttcggttactacgaaatttatttcttggcgaattaggtagagttcggttacaaagtttcaaaggtagagttcggttacaaggaaaacttaacatttttgcgaacgaaccgaacttgtggacttctcattattttcggaAACTAaaattcggtgatatccttattttgcgaaggaaccaaacttatggacttgtgttgttctaatacaacgagttcggttaaaagtaattttttgcgaatcaaccgaactctgagttcggttaagaaaaaattaattcttgataaccgaacttttctctgaaaaaaaccctccattaaacctctctgcaacttccattttcaactcgttttaatgattacttctcatttattcaaccaaaaacgaatgacaagtaatggatttgtgagaatatctttgttaatgttttaaattaagctatatatatatatatagtggtggtggtggttggtggtggtggtaatcagaggtggtggtggtaatcggtggttggtggtggtgataatcggaggtggtggtggtggtaatcggcggtggtgggcggtggtggtggtaatcggtggttggtggtggtgataatcggaggtggtggtggtggtgataatcggtgatggtgggaggtggtggtgggaggaggtggtggttatatatatatataggtggttattgggttgggtttaaattaaattaggttaagggtaggttagtcatttcaatgctttaggacaccccttataactatagggaaggtgacctaatagaaccatggtcccctcaaaaaaaccatggtccctaaaaaatcgttccatAACAAACTTCGGCTCCCGCCCACTCCAGCTACCGGGGGTGAGCAGCGGGTGAAATCCGTGGATTTGGTGCCACGACCACCTATGTTCGCCCATCTAAACGGCGGATGCTAGATTTTCTCCTCGCACAGTTTACTAACACTGGATTTCAGGTGGTTTCACGTCAAATGACGTGCAGAAGAAAGTTCCAAATGAAATTCGATAATATattacctccgtttctggaaaagtgttagttttatttttcattttagtctaaaattaggtcaaattgaaaaaatgaaaataacattTTTCTAGAAACAGATAGAGTATTATCTATCACTAGATCTCGCCAAACACGATTTTACCTTATGTTAATTTTTCCTTTTTTAAAGATATACTCTACGAATTATAGCTACGGCTAGGTCTTGGTTGACATGTCCTAGTACGCCGGTATATCATGATATTCTTAGAAGAATTTTTACATACGGCCAGAACTTTTTTATCAGGACTACCTAACTGTAGCTATAATACCTATCTGAGTATCCGACGAGAAACCCAACTGATCTACAATACAATACTGGTCACAGTTGGAACAGCTACCCTGTGCCCCATCTCCGAAAGGCCTACCTGTCCCAAGACTATATAAGTATTGACTGCTCACACGCACTCCTCTTTGCAATGAATTTCAAGAATCCATCCCTGTCGGTGGATATTATTGCGGCAGTGGATGTTATCTCCAGTGAATGTCAACTGTTATTCTGGGACCAAGGCCCTAATAATATCATCAAGTTGAGTATAGTTTTGTAAGTTAAGCAAGTTGCAAGTTAAACTGTGCAATTTTGTGGATAACAATGACTTGTATATTATTaggttttgaaaattctttgtaaTAGTTCTGTTCACACATGAAGTTCACTCAGTTGTTAAGAAGTAACAATCGTTTAACTTCATGATCCGAGTCCTGTAATTGGTGCATAAGAACACAATGAATAAACATACATGTTTGAGCTGTCAAATTTTACATTTACTTACAAGCATCTCTATTAATTTGTTTATCGTGGACTCAAGTGCTTAATAGCACCTTATCAGGGTTTCTTCAATTAAGGTATAGTTTTATAAGTAAATGAGCTTAATTTTCATCAAATTCATCGGATAGCTCGTGGAGTGATAACCTGTAAAAGATAAACTATAAGTAAGAGGAAATGCAAATTAAACACTAAAAGGAACACTAATGTTAGCCAATAACAACAAGTGATAAGAGATTCAGTGTTTTCTCATTTGTTCATTGCTTATTCCGTGGTTACATTTTTAAGAGAGAGATAGAAGATTGCGTATACAATTTGTGTATAGTATTGGTAGTGCCGTGGTGGTGCAATGAAAACACAATTCATTGAGGAGATTCATAAGATTTTGCTTCAAGCAACACAACACAAGCAAACATATTGGGAAACAGGTCCAGGAGCGGCAACCTGAAAGCACGTCCCCGATTGAACACCCGAATTCCGAGGGGATCCTACAGGAAGGGCAAGTGATTGACAATAACTATTACAACCAAAACAAGTATTCTGTTGAACCCTATATCCGAAAGGACTACCAGTTCCAGGATTGCAGTAGTTTTTAGTCGATTGACTGCTCACACCTCCTCCTTGTCTGTAATATCATGCCAATcacacaaacaaaacaaaaacaaaaatgtaAAGGAGAAAATTGTTAGCCAGAAAACAATAACaatcaaaacaacaacaaaatgttCCTGATATAGTTCAATAGCTACAAATGTAGTAGAATGAGCACTTACCGAGAGATGAAAGGAATCAAGACTAGGAAAAGCAAACCAAAGAAGAAAGGAGAGAGAGTATTCTTTGCCATAATTCCAATATTATTTAGGAACAATGAGCTTAAGAAATGTGAGATTATACCTAAACCATCAAGGCTTTATTTATAGAAATATGTATATGAAAGTCAAGAGACTGTATAATGCATTCATGACCACATGGTGTACAACTCAAGTCAGCTcatttaaaagtattgattgttaTAGATATTCACCGGTCAGTAAATATTCTTGGATTTTAGAAACTAttatctattctattatataaagCGAACTAGCCTTACTATAGCAGGGTGAAGCTGCAAATTATGTGTTCTAATATTACCCTTATCTTCACACGATACAATGGAAAA
This portion of the Papaver somniferum cultivar HN1 chromosome 11, ASM357369v1, whole genome shotgun sequence genome encodes:
- the LOC113321161 gene encoding uncharacterized protein LOC113321161, translated to MAKNTLSPFFFGLLFLVLIPFISRQGGGVSSQSTKNYCNPGTGSPFGYRVQQNTCFGCNSYCQSLALPVGSPRNSGVQSGTCFQVAAPGPVSQYVCLCCVA